GTCCAATGAAAGCCAAAAAAATATATTCACCAGGTTTTATCGAGCCGAAGGAGTAAGCAATATCTCCGGACTCGGACTCGGCCTTTATCTCACCAAAGAAATAGTCGAACGTCATCACGGAAAAATAGAGGTTGAAAGCGAATTGGGGCAAGGAGCTGAATTCACATTTACCCTACCTCTTTTTAGAAAGAAATCCTATTAAGGTGTCGTGTAAATTTAGTTTTTAACAAAGTCTAAAAGAGGAGTAATAAATCTGTTAAAGACCTCTATATGTGGCAAATGACCGACCCCATCCAATTCCACAAGTTTAGAACCAGAAATTAACTTCTGAGTTTTTCGGCCAAGCTCGTTATAAAGCCCCATCATTGGTTGTAACTCTTTTTTCGCTCTGTCTTTTCCTATTGCAGTTCTGTCACGCGTACCAATAATCAATAAAGTTGGAGTTTTAATATATTTAAATTCATAAACTACCGGCTGAGTAAATATCATATCCGTAGTTAATGCAGCATTCCATGCTATAACCGGATAATCAGCATGTAGTGTCCAACCTGCTAAAAGATTCAACCATGGCTCGTACTCTGCCTTCCATTTATTATCGTAATAAAATCTTAGCTGATAATTCCTATATGTATCCACTGTATTTTTAAGTTCTGCCTTATAATTTTCGTCAATAGACTGATAAGGAGCAAATAATTTGTAATCTTCTAAACCTATAGGATTTTCCAGAATCAGTTTTTTAGTAAAGTCGGGATACATCAGTGCGAAACGGGTAGCCAACATCCCTCCCATGGAATGTCCCAGAACCATGGCATCTTTAATTTGCAGTTTATCTAAAATAGATTTAGTGTTTTCCGCC
This genomic interval from Pseudopedobacter saltans DSM 12145 contains the following:
- a CDS encoding alpha/beta fold hydrolase, yielding MKKVIFLLSIFMATSIALKAQTKLEPLDKDLSTVNYPYEVHFLEFISQNQPLKMAYMDIQPEKPNGRNILLLHGKNFNGAYWERTIKFLTTEGFRVIVPDQIGFGKSTKPQSYQYSFNQLAENTKSILDKLQIKDAMVLGHSMGGMLATRFALMYPDFTKKLILENPIGLEDYKLFAPYQSIDENYKAELKNTVDTYRNYQLRFYYDNKWKAEYEPWLNLLAGWTLHADYPVIAWNAALTTDMIFTQPVVYEFKYIKTPTLLIIGTRDRTAIGKDRAKKELQPMMGLYNELGRKTQKLISGSKLVELDGVGHLPHIEVFNRFITPLLDFVKN